The following are encoded together in the Bactrocera neohumeralis isolate Rockhampton chromosome 6, APGP_CSIRO_Bneo_wtdbg2-racon-allhic-juicebox.fasta_v2, whole genome shotgun sequence genome:
- the LOC126761896 gene encoding membrane-bound transcription factor site-1 protease, translated as MLLLITRIILFSSIFTSNKHLKIYGVQCTHAEEVIFESKILENEYIVQYRHYYFPAARRKYLNAAFRRANILEWNLVERQNAALNYPSDFDLIQLEYRDLAATQILQLELHPLVKKVSPQRSVERILNYNHTHERIGRQILRAIPTQITTMLQANVLWGMGITGAGVKVAVFDTGLAKSHPHFRRVKERTNWTNEKSLDDGVSHGTFVAGVIASAKECLGLAPDVELHIYRVFTNSQVSYTSWFLDAFNYAIFKKIKVLNLSIGGPDFLDHPFVDKVLELSANKVIMISAIGNDGPLFGTLNNPGDQSDVIGVGGINFEHKVAKFSSRGMTTWELPWGYGRLKPDIVTFGSQVKGSNVHGGCRSLSGTSVASPVVAGAVALIASGALSKLNLINPSSMKQILMEGAERLPDNNMFEQGHGKLDILKSMQLLLTYEPKITLSPEYLDTTESYMWPYSSQPIYYGSMPIIANVTILNGIAVTGVIKDAPLWHPHTDKHGNVLNVAVSYSTNLWPWSGWMSVHIVVNEKGDNFKGVAEGHVSLEIECLQEQQKSKIVTKIDFPLKVTVIPKPPRNKRIIWDQYHSLKYPPGYIPRDNLKIKSDPLDWRADHLHTNFRDLYTHLRNAGYYIDILRMPYTCFNASEYGTLLIVDSEEEFFDAEIKKIENDVYNEGLSVVVFADWYNTTVMKKIKFFDENTRQWWIPDTGGSNIPALNELLKPYGIAFSDFIAEGFFAMGDHSMYIASGTTLAKIPRGNDDIVIGAELHDQGFEILENSNTADNKKIFKPILGLFQAQIELRKQYLTVNAQTVTSYEENNVEQPNIDAEISAERNPILNKRILLNIDKQSSHDNANSLIKLTENNSKNLKGMLETLSIISSSTSGRIAVFSDSNCLDSIHLEKSCFWLLDAILEYTMTAYKSEVLQKLNRIAEFYNNDEDLLPLRLYSSNLHLHSKVIDSVNKFIKKETEACETLNWLQPLGVNGADIKLATKRLKQIDLNLLKASKDHKVVELLNPIVEAKHTTLSLEEDDERTIKLSLLFIMVLTSIVLIFFIKCFRRKSVI; from the exons atgttgttaCTCATCACgcgaataattttatttagttctATATTTACAAGCaataaacatttgaaaatatatggtGTACAATGCACGCATGCTGAAGAAGTTATATTTGAAagtaaaatattggaaaatgagTACATCGTACAATACCGACATTACTATTTTCCTGCCGCAAGAAGGAAATATTTAAACGCTGCCTTTCGACGAGCAAAT attttaGAATGGAATCTAGTTGAGCGGCAGAATGCTGCCCTTAATTACCCTAGCGATTTTGATTTGATACAATTAGAATACAGGGATTTAGCGGCCACACAAATATTACAGCTCGAATTGCATCCACTTGTTAAAAAAGTTTCGCCTCAGCGTAGCGTGGAAAGAATCCTAAATTATAATCACACACATGAACGTATAGGTCGGCAAATTTTACGTGCAATTCCAACACAAATCACAACTATGCTACAAGCTAATGTTTTGTGGGGTATGGGAATTACGGGCGCTGGCGTAAAGGTAGCCGTATTCGATACCGGCTTAGCAAAATCCCATCCACATTTTCGACGTGTTAAGGAACGCACCAACTGGACAAATGAGAAATCTTTAGACGATGGTGTCAGTCATGGCACATTTGTTGCCGGTGTTATTGCATCAGCTAAAGAATGCTTAGGACTGGCACCAGATGTAGAGCTGCATATATATAGAGTCTTCACTAATTCACAG GTTTCGTATACTTCATGGTTTTTGGACGCCTTCAATTAtgctatttttaagaaaatcaaagTGCTAAACTTAAGTATAGGCGGCCCAGATTTTTTGGATCATCCATTTGTGGACAAAGTGCTCGAATTATCCGCTAATAAGGTCATAATGATTTCTGCAATAGGAAATGACGGTCCACTCTTTGGCACACTCAACAATCCCGGCGACCAGAGTGATGTCATAGGTGTTGGTGGTATTAATTTCGAACATAAAGTTGCCAAATTTAGTTCCAGAGGCATGACAACTTGGGAACTACCATGGGGCTATGGTAGACTGAAACCAGATATCGTTACATTTGGCAGTCAGGTTAAAGGCAGTAATGTTCATGGAGGCTGCCGTTCGCTATCTGGCACTTCGGTAGCTTCACCAGTTGTTGCTGGTGCTGTGGCTTTAATTGCTAGTGGTGCCTTATCGAAACTGAATCTCATTAATCCCTCGTCAATGAAACAGATATTGATGGAAGGCGCTGAACGTTTGCCAGATAACAATATGTTTGAACAGGGACATGGTAAACTAGATATCTTAAAGAGCATGCAATTACTCTTAACATATGAGCCCAAAATAACGCTTAGTCCTGAATATTTGGACACAACAGAAAGTTATATGTGGCCATACAGTTCGCAGCCGATTTACTATGGTAGTATGCCCATAATTGCAAATGTCACCATATTGAATGGCATTGCAGTTACGGGCGTGATCAAAGATGCACCCCTCTGGCATCCACATACCGATAAGCACGGAAATGTTTTAAATGTTGCTGTGTCCTATTCCACGAATCTGTGGCCCTGGTCTGGCTGGATGTCGGTGCATATAg ttgtaAATGAAAAAGGTGATAATTTTAAAGGAGTCGCTGAAGGTCATGTTAGCCTAGAAATTGAGTGCTTACAAgagcaacaaaaaagcaaaattgtgaCCAAAATCGATTTTCCACTTAAAGTGACTGTCATACCAAAACCACCCAGAAACAAACGCATAATATGGGATCAGTATCATAGTTTGAAATATCCGCCAGGTTATATACCGCGTGACAATCTGAAAATCAAATCTGATCCTTTAGATTGGCGCGCAGATCATCTTCATACAAATTTTCGAGATTTATACACACATCTGCGAAATGCTGGCTATTATATAGATATCCTACGCATGCCATATACTTGTTTTAATGCTAGCGAGTATGGTACGCTGCTTATCGTCGATTCGGAAGAAGAATTTTTCGATGcggaaatcaaaaaaatcgaaaatgatGTTTACAATGAAGGTCTTAGTGTTGTCGTCTTTGCGGATTGGTATAATACAACTgtgatgaagaaaataaaatttttcgatgAGAATACACGGCAATGGTGGATACCGGACACCGGTGGTTCCAATATACCTGCACTCAATGAGCTTTTAAAACCGTATGGAATTGCCTTCAGTGACTTTATCGCAGAAGGATTTTTCGCAATGGGCGATCATTCCATGTATATAGCTAGCGGAACAACATTAGCGAAAATTCCACGAGGAAATGATGATATTGTTATCGGCGCCGAACTCCACGATCAGGGATTTGAG ATATTGGAAAATTCGAATACAgctgacaataaaaaaatattcaagccTATACTTGGTCTCTTTCAAGCTCAAATTGAATTGCGCAAACAATATTTAACGGTAAATGCACAAACGGTGACTAGCTACGAAGAGAATAATGTCGAACAACCCAATATTGATGCAGAAATTTCTGCTGAAAGAAATCCCATATTAAATAAACGTATATTACTAAATATTGATAAACAGAGTAGTCATGACAATGCGAACTCACTTATTAAGCTAACcgaaaataattctaaaaactTAAAAGGAATGCTCGAAACTTTGTCCATAATAAGCAGCAGTACAAGCGGGCGTATCGCAGTTTTTAGCGATTCAAATTGTTTGGACTCTATTCACCTGGAAAAATCATGTTTCTGGCTCCTAGATGCCATTCTGGAATATACTATGACTGCTTATAAATCAGAGGTGCTACAAAAACTAAATCGCATTGCCGAGTTTTATAACAATGATGAAGATCTGCTACCTCTACGTTTATACAGTAgtaatttgcatttgcattctAAAGTAATCGATTCGGTTAACAAATTCATCAAAAAAGAGACTGAAGCTTGCGAAACTCTCAACTGGCTGCAGCCGCTAGGCGTTAATGGAGCGGATATAAAACTTGCTACGAAGCGTTTAAAGCAAATcgacttaaatttattaaaagctaGTAAag ATCACAAAGTCGTCGAGTTATTAAATCCAATAGTCGAAGCTAAACATACTACTTTGTCATTAGAGGAAGATGACGAGAGAACAATCAAACTATCTTTGCTATTCATTATGGTGTTGACAAGTATTGTTcttatattctttataaaatgcTTTAGAAGAAAAAGTGTCATATAG